Proteins encoded within one genomic window of Scomber japonicus isolate fScoJap1 chromosome 16, fScoJap1.pri, whole genome shotgun sequence:
- the dctn1b gene encoding dynactin subunit 1 — MSSDGGGRPVKVGSLVEVIGKGQRGTVAYIGNTLFASGKWVGVILDEAKGKNDGTVQGKRYFTCEENHGIFVRQSQIQLVDDGADTTSPETPEPGTGKVPRREILETPKSTKLQPSRTAGTVGKGAASGSASASAGEISSSEPSTPAQTPLAAPVIPTLHSPGNPPPPVPSKEEEALRSQVKDLEEKLETLKMKRTEDKAKLKELEKHKIQLEQLQEWKTKMQEQQAELQKQLKEAKREAKEALEAKEHYMEEMSDTADAIEMATLDKEMAEERAESLQLEVDSLKERVDELTMDLEILKHEIEEKGSDGAASSYHVKQLEEQNGRLKEALVRMRDLSASEKQEHVKLQKQMEKKNVELDALRAQKEKLQEEMTVAEKTIDELKEQVDAALGAEEMVEMLTERNLDLEEKVRELRETVTDLEAINEMNDELQENARETELELREMLDLGAAKVRESEKRVEAAQETVADYQQTIKKYRELTAHLQEVNRELTSQQEASAELQQQPPAEMFDFKIKFAETKAYAKAIEMELRKMEVGQANRHVSLLTSFMPESFLRHGGDHDCILVLLLMPRLICKAELISKQAQEKFDLNENCVERTGLKGAIGEQLSFAGGLVYSLSLLQATLHKYEQALAQCSVDVYKKIGALYPEMSVHERSLDFLIDLLHKDQLDETVNVEPLTKAIKYYQHLYSIHLADQNEECTMQLADHIRFTQSALDCMAVEVGRLRAFLHAGQEKADLAVLLKDLETSCSDIRQFCKKIRRRMPGTDAPGIPSALSFGQPVSDTLSDCRKHLTWVVAVLQEVAAAGAQMMSPLGEQEGLAAVKLEDVAFKAGEQIYGLQGANPYEYLRQSCCIVITTMNKMATAMQEGEYDSERPQSQNPPPVEVRAAALRAEITDAEGLGMKLEDRETVIKELKKSLKIKGEELSEANVRLSLLEKKLDSSSKDADERVEKIQTQLDEAQTLLKKKEKEFEETMDALQADIDQLESEKAELKQRINSQSKMTIDGLRGNGPSGIASIVTGVAGANMMSTVGSGSGVQVIDSPLLTQQIEAQRLCIKHLKNDNNRLKAEKMRSQLASLPPLHVTKLPSKDGGRPEVTSSALYRKTDQLLETLLQMSANVKVVDITGKSPVTPSAQLLEQTARLQSLNDTLDRLKGEVAEHVVNHQPGARVSSDFATFPSTSFVKAKEEKQGDTVLVGRVMVPCSRGQEQVHRLVLSQLQLQRVHSLLRT, encoded by the exons CAACCCAGCCGAACTGCAGGCACCGTTGGGAAAGGGGCCGCGTCCGGTTCGGCCTCGGCCTCGGCCGGTGAGATTAGCAGCAGCGAGCCCAGCACGCCGGCCCAGACTCCTCTGGCTGCACCCGTCATCCCCACCCTCCACTCACCTGGAAACCCTCCGCCCCCTGTCCCCAGCAAG gaggaggaggcgcTGCGCTCTCAGGTGAAGGACCTGGAGGAGAAGCTGGAGACGCTGAAGATGAAGCGGACGGAGGACAAAGCCAAGCTGAAGGAGCTGGAGAAGCACAAGATCCAGctggagcagctgcaggaaTGGAAGACCAAGATGCAGGAGCAGCAGGCCGAGCTGCAGAAACAACTCAAAGAGGCTAAAAGG gAGGCTAAAGAAGCGCTGGAGGCCAAGGAGCACTACATGGAGGAGATGTCGGACACTGCAGATGCAATCGAGATGGCCACGCTGGATAAAGAGATGGCCGAGGAGCGGGCGGAGTCTCTGCAGCTGGAGGTCGACTCCCTGAAGGAGAGAGTGGACGAGCTCACCATGGACCTGGAGATCCTCAAGCACGAGATCGAGGAGAAAG GTTCGGATGGAGCCGCCTCCAGTTACCATGTCAAACAGCTGGAGGAGCAGAACGGCAGACTGAAGGAAGCGCTGGTCAG GATGCGTGATCTGTCTGCGTCGGAGAAACAGGAACACGTGAAGTTGCAGAAGCAGATGGAGAAGAAGAACGTGGAGCTGGACGCTTTGAGGGCCCAGAAAGAAAAACTGCAGGAAGAGATGACGGTGGCAGAAAAGACCATCGACGAGCTGAAAGAACAG GTGGATGCAGCTTTAGGGGCGGAGGAGATGGTGGAGATGCTGACTGAGAGGAATCTGGACCTGGAGGAGAAAGttagagagctgagagagacgGTGACAGATCTG GAAGCCATCAACGAGATGAACGACGAGCTGCAGGAGAACGCCAGAGAGACGGAGCTGGAGCTGAGGGAGATGTTGGATCTCGGCGCGGCGAAAGTCAGAGAGTCGGAGAAACGAGTGGAAGCTGCGCAGGAGACCGTCGCCGACTACCAGCAGACCATCAAGAAGTACCGAGAGCTCACGGCTCACCTGCAG GAGGTGAACAGAGAGCTGACGAGCCAGCAGGAAGCCTCcgcagagctgcagcagcaaccGCCAGCTGAGATGTTTGATTTCAAGATTAAGTTTGCTGAGACGAAGGCCTACGCCAAG GCCATCGAGATGGAGCTGAGGAAGATGGAGGTGGGTCAGGCTAACAGACACGTTTCTCTCCTGACGTCTTTCATGCCGGAGTCCTTCCTCCGTCACGGCGGAGACCACGACTGCATCCTGGTGCTGCTGCTCATGCCCAGACTGATCTGCAAG GCCGAGCTGATCAGCAAACAGGCTCAGGAGAAGTTTGACCTGAATGAGAACTGCGTGGAGAGAACGGGGCTGAAGGGAGCCATCGGGGAGCAGCTGAGCTTCGCCGGCGGCCTCGTCTACTCGCTGAGTCTCCTGCAGGCCACGCTCCACAAATACGAGCA ggctCTGGCTCAGTGCAGCGTGGACGTCTATAAGAAGATCGGCGCTCTGTATCCGGAGATGAGCGTCCACGAACGTTCGCTGGATTTCCTCATCGACCTGCTGCACAAAGACCAGCTGGACGAGACCGTCAACGTGGAGCCGCTCACCAAGGCCATCAAATActatcag cATCTGTACAGCATCCACCTGGCAGACCAGAACGAGGAATGCACCATGCAGCTGGCCGACCACATCAGA TTCACTCAGAGTGCGTTGGACTGCATGGCGGTGGAGGTGGGCCGTCTGCGGGCGTTCCTGCACGCCGGTCAGGAGAAGGCGGACCTGGCCGTGCTGCTGAAGGATCTGGAGACTTCCTGCAGCGACATCCGTCAGTTCTGCAAGAAGATCCGTCGCAGAATGCCGGGAACCGACGCTCCAGGCATCCCGTCAGCGCTCAGCTTCGGACAGCCG GTGTCTGACACACTGTCAGACTGCAGGAAACACCTGACCTGGGTGGTGGCGGTGCTGCAGGAAGTGGCGGCCGCCGGAGCTCAGATGATGTCACCTCTCGGAGAACAGGAGGGGCTGGCGGCTGTCAAACTGGAGGATGTGGCGTTCAAGGCAGGAGAACAG ATTTATGGACTCCAGGGTGCAAACCCCTACGAGTATCTGCGACAGTCCTGTTGCATCGTCATAACAACCATGAACAAGATGGCCACCGCCATGCAGGAGGGCGAGTACGACTCAGAGAGGCCTCAGAGCCAG AACCCGCCACCTGTGGAGGTGCGGGCGGCGGCTCTTCGGGCAGAAATCACAGACGCAGAAGGTTTGGGTATGAagctggaggacagagagacgGTCATCAAAGAGCTGAAGAAGTCTCTCAAGATTAAG GGAGAAGAGTTGAGCGAAGCGAACGTCCGCCTCAGTCTGCTGGAGAAGAAGCTCGACAGTTCATCCAAAGACGCTGATGAACGTGTGGAGAAGATCCAGACACAGCTGGACGAGGCTCAGACGCTgctgaagaagaaagagaa GGAGTTCGAGGAGACGATGGACGCTCTGCAGGCCGACATCGACCAGCTGGAGTCGGAGAAGGCGGAGCTGAAGCAGAGAATCAACAGCCAATCAAAGATGACCATCGACGGGCTGAGAGGAAACGGCCCGTCAGGAATCGCTTCCATAGTTACGGGAGTGGCAGGAG CGAACATGATGTCCACTGTGGGTTCAGGTTCGGGCGTCCAGGTGATCGACTCTCCGCTGCTGACTCAGCAGATCGAAGCACAGCGACTCTGCATCAAACACCTGAAGAACGATAACAACAGGCTGAAG GCTGAGAAGATGCGCTCCCAGCTGGcgtctctgcctcctctccacGTCACCAAACTTCCCTCCAAAGATGGAGGCCGTCCTGAGGTGACCTCCAGCGCTCTCTACCGTAAGACGGACCAGCTGCTGGAGACTCTGCTGCAGATGAGCGCCAACGTGAAGGTGGTCGACATCACAGGGAAGTCTCCAG tgaCGCCCAGCGCTCAGCTACTGGAGCAGACGGCTAGATTACAGTCTCTGAACGACACTCTGGACAGActcaag GGTGAAGTAGCGGAGCACGTCGTCAACCACCAACCTGGAGCTCGAGTCTCGTCCGACTTCGCCACGTTTCCTTCGACTTCGTTTGTAAAG GcgaaggaggagaagcagggcGACACGGTGCTGGTGGGTCGGGTCATGGTGCCGTGTTCCCGCGGTCAGGAGCAGGTCCACCGCCTCGTCCTGTCCCAGTTACAGCTGCAGAGAGTTCACAGTCTGCTGcggacctga